From the Lytechinus variegatus isolate NC3 chromosome 5, Lvar_3.0, whole genome shotgun sequence genome, the window TGACATAGAACGAAGAGTCTTGAGATGAATTGTCTACAACATAAGACAACAAATTGACTAGAACTACAATCGGCATTTGAAGCcgatattaaaggtaaatggATACCAATTACACAACAATCATGGATGATATAGACACTGCTACAGAGATCATGAATTCGACCAGTGGTCATGAAATACCTGGTCTTGCCTATGACAGTGCATCCCGGATAGCTGCTCTTTCTATCGTGTTTGCCATCGGACTGGTTGGAAATCTACTCGTCTATATTTGGCTGTACCAACATCGGAAGGAACAGAACAGAATTCAAGTTTACATCACTTCGCTGACGACCACCGATGTTCTAGTCCTTTTCGTCATCCTTAGCGAGCTCATTCAAGAACTAGAAGGTCGTGTGTGGAGGTCTAGCGATGCAGCGTGCAGACTCTTTCGGCTGTACGAGAGCCTCGCGCTGATGGCGAGCAGTAACATGGTGGTGGGCATCGCCATTGATCGTTACCATTCGGTCATCAGAGCCTTGAAGAAACCCCTACCTGAGCTTTGGGTCATCGGGGTAGCCTGGATGACGGCCTTTGTCTGTTCTTTACCACAGCTTGCAGTTTTCAGAAAGGATTCTAAGACGCACGGGGCGTCATTCTGC encodes:
- the LOC121415938 gene encoding arg8-vasotocin receptor-like yields the protein MDTNYTTIMDDIDTATEIMNSTSGHEIPGLAYDSASRIAALSIVFAIGLVGNLLVYIWLYQHRKEQNRIQVYITSLTTTDVLVLFVILSELIQELEGRVWRSSDAACRLFRLYESLALMASSNMVVGIAIDRYHSVIRALKKPLPELWVIGVAWMTAFVCSLPQLAVFRKDSKTHGASFCMTGFEKLPKWHIQLYVTYVSLVAFLIPFIIICYTYLRILLRLWLGGGSSMFKNKSKWQRTSRWRTLKMTMVIISAYVLCNVPFFSMQLIRVYVSMENFNMVIYGIFGIFASCNSATNPYVFLFFNVCKSKKGYEKAGSTQQTSLEASNVSAGPRIYRETRLSNGNEKVQQIP